A part of Cannabis sativa cultivar Pink pepper isolate KNU-18-1 chromosome 6, ASM2916894v1, whole genome shotgun sequence genomic DNA contains:
- the LOC115725733 gene encoding uncharacterized protein LOC115725733: MGENPETLTSSSHPSSSSQKSPQVSPKQPQVPAFTGFPPFPNGDFQMFPVMYPALVNPSQNQENINRGAGIYAVPVYPYTGPVVGIPSNTLIPLTYNIPTSSANAGAVGEEHGQEGQQQQRQHQQPAPQRQVAVRRFQIAFQLDLLLILKLAAVIFLFNQDGSRQRLIVLVFFASLVYLYQTGALTPLIRWLSQGMHRAAAHPPRPPPVRADNFLPPGRQGPENAAFAEGQPGIELRNVLGDNADQVVENDNVAAEPEAAAGNGGNQWWGIVKEIQMIVFGFITSLLPGFHNID; the protein is encoded by the exons ATGGGGGAAAACCCAGAAACACTGACCTCCAGCTCTCACCCTTCTTCTTCGTCCCAGAAATCTCCACAAGTATCTCCCAAGCAACCGCAG GTTCCAGCATTCACTGGATTTCCTCCTTTCCCAAATGGAGATTTTCAGATGTTTCCAGTGATGTACCCTGCACTTGTTAATCCATCTCAAAACCAGGAAAATATAAATCGAGGAGCAGGCATCTATGCTGTTCCTGTTTACCCATATACTGGTCCTGTTGTTGGAATTCCATCTAATACTCTAATTCCTCTTACTTACAATATACCTAC ATCAAGTGCAAATGCCGGTGCTGTAGGTGAGGAGCATGGGCAAGAGGGACAACAACAGCAACGTCAACATCAACAGCCTGCACCTCAAAGACAAGTTGCTGTAAGAAGATTTCAAATTGCATTTCAGCTGGATTTGTTGCTTATTCTGAAGTTGGCAGCTGTAATCTTTTTGTTTAACCAAGATGGATCAAGACAAAGGCTTATTGTACTTGTGTTTTTTGCTTCACTTGTCTATCT ATATCAAACTGGAGCTCTTACACCACTGATACGATGGCTTTCACAAGGTATGCATAGGGCAGCTGCTCATCCTCCGAGGCCCCCTCCAGTCAGGGCTGATAATTTTCTACCTCCTGGAAGGCAGGGACCTGAAAATGCTGCTTTTGCAG AGGGACAGCCGGGAATTGAGCTTAGGAATGTGCTTGGAGACAATGCAGATCAAGTGGTGGAAAATGACAATGTAGCAGCAGAACCCGAGGCTGCGGCTGGCAATGGGGGTAACCAGTGGTGGGGAATTGTAAAGGAAATTCAGATGATTGTTTTTGGCTTCATCACTTCACTTCTCCCAGGTTTCCATAACATAGATTAA
- the LOC115724579 gene encoding pentatricopeptide repeat-containing protein At4g13650: protein MLKPESIASLLHRCSIVKLLRGGLSLHAAVFKTGLESDVFISNNVLNMYAKCGDISSARQLFDEMSHKNIVSWSALISGYEQAGECLLALHLFSEIGFSPNEYVYSSAISACAKLMSLSQGQLIHAQALKVGYASVSFVSNSLISMYMRCCSFNDALLVHECAPDPNLVSYNALINGFLKNEQPGKGFEVFRLIQQRGIVPDSFSFTGALEICVVLDSLQAGISLHCQTIKLNLDSNNLVGNVIVATYSRFNLVEEAEKVFRVIEEKDVVSWNTLLIACVHCADHAKGLRVFKQMNGLRPDNFTFTSLLAACAGLASIKHGKQIHAHLTRTRPYQDVGVGNALVSMYAKCGSIEYAYKVFERMASHNLLSWNTVIVGFAIHGLGQRAVEVFEQMKKIGEKPDSVTFVGLLMACSHGGLVDLGISIFKTMEGTYGIKPDVEHFSCQIDMLGRAGRLVEAEEYVRKSPFKHDQVVLGSLLSACRLHGDVAVGEYVARHLLNLESVSTSCYVLLSTLYASDEMWGDFAKVKKLLNRSGLKKEPGHSLVEVNGSFEKFTVGNFSHSKIEEIKITLGSLCCPVGEVFLDVT, encoded by the coding sequence ATGCTTAAACCAGAAAGCATCGCCTCACTTTTGCACCGTTGCTCCATTGTTAAGCTACTACGAGGTGGTCTTTCTCTCCATGCTGCTGTATTTAAGACGGGTTTGGAGTCTGATGTTTTCATCTCTAATAATGTTCTAAATATGTATGCAAAGTGTGGTGACATTTCCTCTGCACGCCAACTGTTCGACGAAATGTCCCATAAAAACATTGTTTCTTGGTCAGCGTTAATCTCTGGCTATGAGCAAGCTGGGGAGTGTCTGCTGGCACTTCACCTGTTTTCTGAGATTGGGTTTTCTCCTAACGAATATGTATATTCCAGTGCCATCAGTGCTTGTGCCAAACTCATGTCATTATCACAGGGTCAACTAATTCATGCTCAAGCTCTCAAAGTTGGCTATGCATCTGTTTCATTTGTTTCTAATTCACTTATCTCAATGTACATGAGATGTTGTAGCTTTAATGATGCATTGTTAGTCCATGAATGTGCACCGGATCCAAATTTGGTGTCTTACAATGCTTTAATAAATGGATTTCTGAAAAACGAACAACCTGGAAAAGGGTTCGAAGTGTTCAGATTAATTCAACAACGAGGTATTGTTCCAGATAGTTTTTCTTTCACAGGAGCATTGGAGATTTGTGTAGTGTTGGACAGTTTACAGGCGGGAATCTCGTTGCACTGTCAAACAATTAAGCTTAATCTCGACTCCAACAATCTCGTTGGGAACGTGATTGTCGCAACTTACTCAAGGTTCAATCTGGTAGAAGAAGCTGAGAAGGTCTTTAGAGTAATAGAAGAGAAGGATGTGGTTTCATGGAACACACTTCTCATTGCATGTGTTCATTGTGCTGATCATGCTAAAGGGTTAAGAGTTTTCAAACAGATGAATGGTTTAAGGCCGGATAACTTCACTTTCACGAGTCTCCTTGCAGCGTGTGCTGGGCTTGCTTCAATTAAACATGGGAAGCAAATTCATGCTCACTTAACAAGGACAAGGCCGTATCAAGATGTTGGAGTTGGAAATGCCTTAGTTAGTATGTACGCTAAATGTGGTTCCATCGAGTATGCGTACAAAGTATTTGAAAGGATGGCCAGTCATAATCTTCTTTCATGGAATACTGTAATTGTCGGGTTTGCGATTCACGGGCTTGGACAAAGAGCTGTAGAAGTCTTTGAGCAAATGAAAAAAATTGGTGAAAAACCAGACTCTGTAACATTTGTTGGACTTTTAATGGCTTGCAGCCATGGAGGACTGGTGGATTTGGGAATATCAATCTTTAAAACTATGGAGGGGACTTATGGGATTAAACCTGATGTAGAACATTTCTCATGCCAAATTGATATGTTGGGACGAGCGGGGAGATTGGTCGAGGCAGAAGAGTATGTGAGAAAATCTCCCTTCAAGCATGATCAAGTTGTTCTAGGAAGCTTACTTTCAGCTTGTCGGCTACATGGCGATGTTGCTGTTGGAGAATATGTAGCGAGACACCTCCTAAATCTCGAGTCTGTTAGTACATCGTGTTATGTTTTATTATCAACCTTGTATGCTTCGGATGAGATGTGGGGTGATTTTGCAAAGGTGAAAAAGCTATTGAATCGTAGTGGATTGAAGAAGGAACCTGGTCATAGTCTGGTAGAGGTGAATGgaagttttgaaaaatttacagtAGGGAATTTTTCTCATTCAAAGATTGAAGAGATAAAGATCACACTCGGAAGTTTATGTTGTCCAGTAGGTGAAGTTTTTCTAGATGTCACTTAG
- the LOC115724878 gene encoding uncharacterized protein LOC115724878: protein MIPVPNESTLAESSGSSSSNSFSLKGSVDENRRFNGLRSVKWRINLGILPSSSSSPSSIDDLRRVTADSRRRYAGLRRRLLVDPHILKKGNSSSDVVIDNPLSQNPDSTWGRFFRNAELEKMVDQDLSRLYPEHGSYFQTPGCQGMLRRILLLWCLRHSEFGYRQGMHELLAPLLYVLHVDVERLSHVRTVYEDHFMDKFDGLSFQDNDTYNFDYRRSSDYTEDNIDSHENVSKARSLNELDPEIQTIILLSDPYGAEGELGIVISEKFMEHDAYCLFDALMNGANGAVAMAEFFSPSPARESQSGLPPVIEASAALYHLLLFVDPSLHSHLVELGVEPQYFALRWLRVLFGREFSLGGLLTIWDEIFASENKKLEKSGEDDGGSYGVLCSSRGAFISAVAVSMLLHLRSSLLGTEHATSCLQRLLNFPENVDLKKLLEKAKSLQTLALNSNISSSSSYNGTFNHSKSMVVRGSSESIDSSPTSPLNLVSVSYWEEKWRVHHREEELRKDSLKKNVPTQKKGWTDKVKLRLSRTESDPCPSNFVKSKKNPKPSVRRRLLEDLSRELGLEDDMGNVGSHEVSGNTDIISAEVEHSREDGFCQEIVCISEDRCSSGNAGSEENSSIFSDPTSPHSETNDHENDSEKSSVASNLSLDENDEHAQNISEDSPLPISHPPEVVSQKSECKNDSLGNPVTELKEKKPISGKFQWFWKFGRNPTIEGMSEKGGNSEATKSASEESHQKTSTVSEDDGSGNWESTKSGKGDVVDQNVMGTLKNLGHSMLEHIQVIESVFQQDRATQAGSLENFSKNILVGKGQVTAMAALKELRKISNLLSEM, encoded by the exons ATGATTCCGGTTCCGAATGAGTCGACATTGGCTGAATCGTCTGGGTCTTCAAGCTCGAATTCCTTTTCTCTTAAGGGATCTGTGGATGAGAATCGTCGTTTCAATGGACTTAGAAGCGTAAAGTGGCGTATAAATCTTGGGATTTTGCCATCGTCGTCTTCTTCCCCTTCTTCCATTGACGATCTTCGTCGCGTCACAGCTGATTCTCGTAGGAG ATATGCTGGATTAAGAAGACGCCTTCTTGTTGATCCACATATCCTGAAGAAAGGGAACAGTTCTTCAGATGTGGTCATTGACAATCCACTGTCGCAAAACCCAG ATAGCACTTGGGGTCGCTTCTTTCGAAATGCGGAACTGGAGAAAATGGTTGACCAAGATTTATCCAGGTTATACCCAGAACATGGGAGCTACTTCCAGACACCAGGATGCCAGGGCATGTTAAGAAGAATATTGTTATTGTGGTGCCTTAGACATTCTGAGTTTGGTTACAGACAAG GAATGCATGAACTCTTGGCTCCTCTTCTATATGTTCTTCATGTTGATGTAGAGCGTCTTTCACATGTGCGAACAGTCTATGAAGACCATTTCATGGACAAATTTGATGGTCTATCATTTCAAGACAATGATACATATAATTTTGATTACAGAAGATCTTCTGATTATACTGAAGATAACATTGACTCCCATGAAAATGTGTCAAAAGCGAGAAGTCTTAATGAGCTTGATCCTGAGATACAGACAATAATATTACTAAGTGACCCTTATGGTGCTGAAGGTGAATTGGGTATTGTTATTTCAGAGAAATTTATGGAGCATGATGCTTATTGCCTGTTTGATGCTTTGATGAATGGAGCCAATGGTGCAGTTGCCATGGCAGAGTTCTTCTCTCCATCTCCTGCTCGTGAATCCCAATCTGGCTTACCCCCTGTGATTGAAGCTTCTGCTGCATTGTATCATCTGTTGTTGTTTGTTGACCCATCTCTACATAGCCATCTAGTGGAGCTTGGTGTTGAGCCACAGTATTTTGCACTCCGCTGGTTGCGAGTCCTATTTGGACGTGAATTTTCGCTAGGAGGTCTGTTGACAATTTGGGATGAGATATTCGCatcagaaaataaaaaattggagAAAAGTGGAGAAGATGATGGAGGCTCATATGGGGTCCTTTGTTCTTCTCGAGGAGCATTTATTTCAGCTGTAGCAGTTTCTATGTTACTTCATTTGAGATCTTCCTTACTTGGCACTGAGCATGCTACTTCATGTCTTCAGAGGTTATTGAATTTCCCTGAGAATGTGGATTTGAAAAAATTGTTGGAGAAAGCCAAGTCTCTGCAGACTCTTGCATTGAACAGTAATATCTCATCTTCATCCTCTTATAATGGAACTTTTAACCACTCTAAATCTATGGTTGTGAGAGGTTCCAGTGAATCAATTGATTCTTCTCCAACGTCTCCATTAAATTTGGTATCTGTAAGTTACTGGGAAGAGAAGTGGAGAGTTCACCATAGAGAAGAAGAGCTCAGAAAAGATAGCTTGAAGAAAAATGTTCCAACACAGAAGAAAGGATGGACCGATAAAGTAAAATTAAGACTGTCTAGAACGGAGTCAGACCCATGTCCAAGCAATTTTGTGAAAAGCAAAAAGAACCCTAAGCCATCTGTTAGGCGACGATTGCTGGAAGATCTTTCCCGGGAACTTGGTTTGGAAGATGATATGGGCAATGTAGGTAGTCATGAAGTTTCAGGCAATACAGATATTATTTCAGCAGAAGTAGAACATAGTAGAGAAGATGGTTTTTGTCAGGAGATTGTCTGCATTTCTGAGGATAGATGTTCGAGCGGAAATGCTGGGAGTGAAGAAAATTCATCTATTTTCTCAGATCCAACAAGTCCTCATAGTGAAACTAATGATCATGAAAATGATTCAGAGAAAAGTAGTGTTGCATCTAATTTATCTCTTGACGAGAATGATGAACATGCCCAGAATATTTCGGAGGATTCACCACTTCCAATTTCTCATCCCCCCGAGGTTGTCTCTCAAAAATCTGAATGCAAAAATGATTCACTGGGAAATCCAGTGACAGAGTTAAAAGAGAAAAAACCTATTTCAGGTAAATTTCAATGGTTTTGGAAGTTTGGAAGGAATCCTACTATTGAAGGGATGTCTGAGAAAGGAGGCAATTCTGAGGCTACAAAGTCTGCCAGTGAAGAAAGTCATCAGAAAACTTCAACTGTTTCTGAGGATGATGGGTCTGGTAATTGGGAGTCTACAAAGTCTGGCAAAGGAGATGTCGTTGATCAGAATGTGATGGGTACTTTAAAGAATCTTGGGCATTCTATGCTTGAACATATTCAG GTAATCGAGTCGGTATTCCAACAAGATAGGGCGACTCAAGCAGGGTCATTGGAgaatttctcgaaaaacattCTAGTAGGCAAAGGACAAGTAACAGCAATGGCTGCTCTCAAGGAACTTCGAAAAATAAGCAATCTTTTATCAGAGATGTGA
- the LOC133039298 gene encoding uncharacterized protein At2g29880-like, with the protein MASESVEIDDACLWGSTIEKIFIDIMVDEVNKGNMKNGQFSSNLWKKILEDLQCKSKRNYSMKQVKQKFNRLRTKYREFNELRKHTGFGWDGPTQTVVAPDEIWENYLRAHPKAAIYRKKGCDHYVLLELIFSNISIILNFGMYADMAQRYLCK; encoded by the exons ATGGCCAGTGAAAGTGTAGAGATTGATGATGCTTGTTTATGGGGATCAACTATAGAAaagatttttatagatattatgGTTGATGAAGTGAATAAAGGGAATATGAAAAATGGTCAATTTAGCTCAAATTTATGGAAGAAAATTCTTGAGGACTTGCAATGCAAAAGTAAGCGGAATTACTCAATGAAACAAGTTAAGCAAAAGTTTAATAGGTTACGTACTAAGTATCGCGAATTTAATGAGCTACGAAAACACACCGGATTTGGATGGGATGGTCCAACACAAACTGTGGTTGCTCCAGATGAAATATGGGAGAATTATTTGAGG gcACACCCAAAGGCGGCAATCTATCGCAAGAAAGGATGTGATCATTATGTATTGTTGGAACTAATTTTTAGCAATATAT caattattttgaatttcggTATGTATGCTGACATGGCACAACGgtatttgtgcaaataa